A DNA window from Candidatus Roseilinea sp. contains the following coding sequences:
- a CDS encoding ABC transporter substrate-binding protein: MIRKFALSVAAAVAVSACTTMPAPPPAGQQPAAAPPAKPKVTHIRFALDWAIEGPSAPFLIALDKGYFAEEGLSVVIDRGTGSAGTVTKIASGAYEMGYADINSMIEFNVKNPDKSLRAIAILYNNAPMTVFTLKDKGIASPADLAGKKLGAPAGDAGRRLFPLFAKQVGIDPGSVEWVTMEPALREAALAKGEVDAITAFYGSGWFGLLRNKVEPDQIVAFMYAEQGLPLYGNAVMASPKFLAENEEAVKGFLRALARGWQEALADPAAAVEIIKRREPLIDAEVETARLKMAIEKHFLTEEVKKNGFGAADPERLAKSIALVAEGFALPSVPKPEEVFTDKYLPAKESRMPPAM, translated from the coding sequence ATGATCAGAAAGTTTGCCTTGTCTGTCGCCGCTGCTGTGGCCGTTTCCGCATGCACGACGATGCCGGCGCCGCCCCCGGCCGGCCAACAACCTGCCGCAGCGCCGCCCGCTAAGCCCAAAGTCACGCACATTCGTTTTGCGTTGGACTGGGCCATCGAAGGGCCGTCGGCGCCGTTTCTCATTGCGCTCGACAAGGGCTACTTCGCCGAGGAAGGGCTATCGGTCGTCATTGACCGGGGCACCGGCTCGGCAGGCACGGTGACCAAGATCGCCAGCGGCGCGTACGAGATGGGCTACGCCGACATCAACTCGATGATCGAGTTCAACGTGAAGAACCCGGACAAGTCGCTGCGGGCGATCGCCATCCTCTACAACAACGCGCCGATGACGGTCTTCACGCTCAAGGACAAAGGCATCGCTTCGCCGGCCGATCTCGCCGGCAAGAAGCTCGGCGCGCCGGCAGGCGACGCAGGCCGGCGGCTCTTCCCGCTATTCGCCAAGCAAGTGGGCATTGATCCAGGGAGCGTGGAGTGGGTGACCATGGAACCGGCCCTGCGCGAGGCAGCGCTGGCGAAAGGCGAAGTGGACGCCATCACAGCTTTCTACGGCAGTGGCTGGTTTGGCTTGCTGCGCAACAAGGTGGAGCCGGATCAGATCGTCGCCTTCATGTATGCCGAGCAGGGCCTGCCGCTGTACGGCAACGCCGTGATGGCCTCGCCCAAGTTCCTGGCCGAGAACGAAGAAGCGGTGAAGGGCTTTCTGCGCGCGCTGGCCCGCGGCTGGCAGGAGGCGCTGGCCGATCCGGCTGCCGCCGTAGAGATCATCAAGCGCCGTGAACCGTTGATTGACGCCGAGGTCGAGACGGCGCGCCTCAAGATGGCCATCGAGAAGCACTTCCTGACCGAAGAAGTGAAGAAGAACGGCTTTGGCGCGGCCGACCCCGAGCGGCTGGCGAAGAGCATTGCGCTGGTGGCCGAGGGCTTCGCGTTGCCCAGCGTCCCCAAGCCGGAGGAAGTGTTCACCGATAAGTATTTGCCGGCTAAAGAGTCGCGCATGCCGCCGGCGATGTGA
- the aroG gene encoding phospho-2-dehydro-3-deoxyheptonate aldolase, with amino-acid sequence MNYQTDDVRIREIKELAPPAHLMREFPITPEVAKLVYETRHAVHRILHGDDDRLFVVVGPCSVHDVQAAFEYATRLKPVRDRCRDALEIIMRVYFEKPRTTIGWKGLINDPDLDGSFRINKGLRMARKLLLDISELGVPAATEYLDTISPQYVADLIAWGAIGARTTESQVHRELASGLSCPVGFKNGTDGNIKIAIDAIKAARQPHHFLSVTKGGISAIVHTDGNDDCHIVLRGGKAPNYDHASVRATAEALLRDGLSPRLMIDCSHGNSNKKHEQQLVVAEDVARQIEAGEHAIAGVMLESNLREGRQDLTPGRPLEYGKSITDACLGWEDTERVLDRLAEAARVRRRSRATPLHPIEHMNGKVATRWTRP; translated from the coding sequence ATGAACTACCAAACCGATGATGTCCGTATCCGCGAGATCAAAGAGCTGGCGCCGCCGGCGCATCTGATGCGGGAGTTCCCGATCACGCCGGAGGTGGCGAAGCTGGTCTACGAGACGCGCCACGCCGTGCATCGCATCCTGCACGGCGACGATGATCGCCTCTTCGTCGTCGTTGGGCCGTGCAGCGTGCACGATGTGCAGGCGGCGTTTGAGTATGCGACGCGGTTGAAGCCCGTCCGGGATCGCTGCCGAGACGCGCTGGAGATCATCATGCGCGTGTATTTTGAAAAGCCGCGCACGACGATAGGCTGGAAGGGCCTCATCAACGATCCCGACCTCGACGGCTCATTCCGCATCAACAAGGGGCTGCGGATGGCGCGCAAGCTGTTGTTGGACATTAGCGAGTTGGGAGTACCGGCGGCCACCGAGTACCTCGATACCATCTCGCCCCAGTATGTCGCCGACCTGATCGCCTGGGGCGCCATCGGCGCGCGCACGACCGAGTCGCAGGTGCATCGCGAGCTGGCCAGCGGCCTATCATGTCCGGTCGGCTTCAAGAACGGCACCGACGGCAACATCAAGATCGCCATTGATGCGATCAAAGCCGCTCGTCAGCCGCACCATTTTCTCTCGGTTACCAAAGGCGGCATCAGCGCCATCGTGCACACCGACGGCAACGATGACTGTCACATCGTGCTGCGCGGCGGCAAGGCGCCTAATTACGATCATGCCAGCGTGCGCGCGACGGCGGAGGCGCTACTGCGCGACGGCCTGTCGCCGCGCCTCATGATTGATTGCTCGCATGGCAACAGCAACAAGAAGCATGAGCAGCAGCTTGTGGTCGCCGAGGACGTGGCCCGACAAATCGAAGCGGGCGAGCATGCCATTGCCGGCGTGATGCTGGAGTCGAACCTGCGCGAAGGCCGCCAAGACCTGACGCCGGGCCGCCCGCTTGAATACGGCAAGAGCATCACCGATGCCTGCCTCGGCTGGGAGGACACCGAGCGCGTGCTCGACCGGCTGGCCGAAGCCGCACGCGTTCGACGTCGCAGTCGCGCGACACCCCTTCACCCCATCGAGCATATGAACGGCAAGGTGGCGACCCGATGGACTCGCCCGTAA
- a CDS encoding 3-deoxy-7-phosphoheptulonate synthase, translating to MVIVMKAGASASEIAGVIRHIESIGMRAHLSEGEERTIIGMVGDERPVDPAPFELLSGVERVLPILRPFKLASRDFKKQNTVIQLRVKHRTIAIGNTHLAMMAGPCAVESREQIMESARAVKEAGATILRGGAFKPRTSPYSFQGHGEEALKWLAEARDAYGLAIVTEVMSPEQVPLVAKYADILQIGARNMQNFPLLHAAGEAHKPVLLKRGLSATMEELLMAAEYILSHGNYDVMLCERGIRTFEKYTRNTLDINAVPVLKELSHLPVIVDPSHGTGKWEYVTPIAKAAVAAGADGLIIEVHPDPAKAVSDGAQTLTPQRYAELFAQVRRVAAAVDRTV from the coding sequence ATGGTCATCGTCATGAAAGCTGGCGCGTCCGCGTCCGAGATCGCCGGCGTAATCAGACATATCGAGTCAATCGGCATGCGCGCGCACCTCTCCGAGGGCGAGGAACGCACGATCATCGGCATGGTCGGCGACGAGCGCCCGGTGGACCCCGCGCCATTCGAGCTGCTGAGCGGCGTCGAGCGCGTGTTGCCGATCTTGCGGCCGTTCAAACTGGCCAGCCGCGACTTCAAAAAGCAAAACACGGTCATTCAACTGCGCGTGAAGCATCGCACCATCGCCATCGGCAATACGCATCTGGCGATGATGGCCGGCCCCTGCGCCGTGGAGAGCCGCGAGCAGATCATGGAGAGCGCGCGCGCCGTGAAAGAGGCCGGCGCAACCATCCTGCGCGGCGGCGCATTCAAGCCGCGCACGTCGCCATACTCCTTCCAAGGTCACGGCGAGGAGGCGCTGAAGTGGTTAGCCGAAGCGCGCGACGCGTACGGCCTGGCCATCGTCACCGAGGTCATGTCGCCGGAACAGGTGCCGTTAGTCGCCAAGTACGCCGACATCCTACAAATCGGCGCGCGCAACATGCAGAACTTCCCGCTGCTGCACGCCGCCGGCGAAGCGCACAAGCCGGTGCTGCTCAAGCGCGGCCTGAGCGCCACGATGGAGGAGCTGCTCATGGCTGCGGAATACATCCTCTCGCACGGCAATTACGACGTGATGTTGTGTGAGCGGGGCATCCGCACCTTCGAGAAGTACACGCGCAATACGCTGGACATCAACGCCGTGCCGGTGTTGAAGGAACTCTCCCATCTGCCGGTCATCGTAGATCCCTCGCACGGCACGGGCAAATGGGAATACGTCACGCCGATCGCCAAGGCGGCCGTCGCCGCCGGCGCCGACGGGCTGATCATCGAAGTACACCCCGACCCCGCCAAGGCGGTGAGCGATGGCGCGCAGACCCTCACGCCGCAGCGCTACGCCGAGCTATTCGCGCAGGTGCGGCGCGTGGCCGCTGCCGTGGATCGCACGGTATAG
- the tyrA gene encoding prephenate dehydrogenase has protein sequence MGASFALALRANGYAGRLIGISRSAETLRKAQARNLVDIVSSELSHAGEADVVVLCTPVRTLIAQIGQLADLCRPGAIITDMGSTKTEVVRAMDALPAHLRAVGSHPMCGKETAGIDAADASLYRGAPWLLTRTRRSDDEALSIVCALAERVGATPREIGVEHHDALLAFASHLPYALAVALVTATDQFSLNQPEVWQVTAGGFRDTSRVAASDVAMWLDILLTNADAVLGAVRDFQFTLDQFTALLERRDEEGLRAFLAAAAQARKTHFR, from the coding sequence ATGGGCGCCTCGTTCGCCTTGGCGCTGCGCGCCAACGGCTACGCGGGCCGGCTGATCGGCATCTCGCGCAGCGCCGAGACGCTGCGCAAGGCGCAGGCGCGCAATCTCGTGGATATCGTCTCGTCGGAGCTGAGCCACGCCGGCGAGGCCGATGTGGTGGTGCTGTGCACGCCGGTGCGCACGCTCATCGCCCAGATTGGACAACTGGCCGACCTCTGCCGGCCCGGCGCGATCATCACCGACATGGGCAGCACCAAAACCGAAGTCGTCCGCGCCATGGACGCGCTGCCGGCGCACCTGCGCGCCGTCGGTTCGCATCCGATGTGCGGCAAAGAGACCGCCGGCATAGATGCGGCCGACGCATCGCTGTATCGGGGCGCGCCTTGGTTGCTCACCCGCACCCGGCGCAGCGACGACGAGGCGCTGAGCATCGTCTGCGCCCTGGCGGAGCGCGTCGGCGCCACGCCGCGCGAAATCGGCGTCGAACATCACGACGCGCTATTAGCCTTCGCCAGCCACTTGCCCTATGCGCTGGCCGTCGCCCTGGTGACGGCGACCGACCAATTTAGCTTGAACCAACCGGAGGTCTGGCAGGTGACGGCCGGCGGCTTTCGCGATACCTCGCGCGTGGCCGCCAGCGACGTCGCCATGTGGCTGGACATTTTGCTGACGAACGCCGATGCCGTGCTCGGCGCTGTGCGCGACTTCCAGTTCACGCTGGATCAATTCACCGCGCTGCTGGAGCGTCGTGACGAGGAGGGCCTGCGCGCCTTCCTCGCGGCTGCAGCTCAAGCGCGCAAAACACACTTCCGATGA
- the aroA gene encoding 3-phosphoshikimate 1-carboxyvinyltransferase — translation MTVETVQPTRALRGVLRAPSDRSITVRAAILASVTEGVSRIREPLESDDTDAALRCIAALGASAAPLGSGCDSAGLRIAGRGLRGLRAPSQPLFCNSSGTTMRLLAGFLAGQAFDTILDGSEQLRRRPMRRVTDPLRRMGAQIEDSDGHAPLVIRAARHPLHGLTYDMPIASAQVKSALLLAGLYADGPVTVREPAPTRDHTERMLRAAGVEVTVEAEGDAGCITLHPPQKPLRALDMLVPADFSSAAFFMVAAAITPGARLRLVEVGLNPTRTGLLDALRAMGATIHLSGLREEGGEPVGDVEIVGGELRGVEVGGALTPRMIDEFPIFAVAATQAHGVTIVRDAEELRVKESNRLEGFVGELRKLGAPIEATADGFIVEGPARLRGAVVDGLGDHRVAMALAVAALRAEGETTILGAECVAKTYPAFFRDLASLIADR, via the coding sequence ATGACCGTCGAGACCGTTCAACCAACGCGCGCGCTGCGCGGGGTGCTGCGCGCGCCGAGCGACCGCAGCATCACGGTGCGGGCCGCTATCCTGGCCAGCGTCACCGAGGGCGTCAGCCGCATCCGCGAGCCGCTGGAGAGCGACGACACGGATGCCGCGCTGCGCTGCATCGCTGCGCTGGGCGCGTCAGCGGCTCCGCTCGGCAGCGGCTGCGACTCAGCCGGCCTGCGCATCGCCGGCCGAGGATTGCGCGGCCTGCGCGCGCCGTCCCAACCACTGTTCTGCAACTCATCCGGCACGACGATGCGGCTGCTGGCCGGCTTCTTGGCCGGGCAGGCATTCGACACGATACTGGACGGCAGCGAACAACTGCGCCGCCGCCCAATGCGCCGCGTCACCGATCCGCTGCGCCGCATGGGCGCACAGATCGAAGACTCAGACGGCCACGCACCGCTCGTCATCCGCGCCGCGCGTCACCCATTGCATGGGCTGACCTACGACATGCCCATCGCCAGCGCGCAAGTGAAGAGCGCACTGCTCCTGGCCGGCTTATACGCGGATGGGCCGGTGACCGTTCGCGAGCCGGCGCCCACGCGCGACCACACCGAGCGCATGTTGCGCGCCGCGGGCGTCGAAGTCACCGTGGAAGCCGAAGGGGACGCCGGCTGCATCACCTTGCATCCGCCGCAGAAGCCACTGCGCGCGCTGGATATGCTGGTGCCGGCGGACTTCTCCTCGGCGGCGTTCTTCATGGTTGCGGCGGCCATCACGCCCGGCGCGCGGCTTCGCCTGGTCGAAGTCGGCTTGAACCCGACGCGCACCGGCCTGCTCGACGCGCTGCGCGCAATGGGGGCAACGATCCATCTGTCCGGCTTGCGCGAAGAGGGCGGCGAGCCGGTGGGCGATGTAGAAATCGTCGGCGGCGAGCTGCGCGGCGTCGAAGTGGGCGGCGCACTGACGCCGCGCATGATTGACGAGTTCCCCATCTTCGCCGTGGCCGCGACGCAAGCGCATGGCGTCACCATCGTCCGCGACGCCGAGGAACTGCGCGTGAAGGAAAGCAACCGGCTGGAGGGTTTCGTCGGCGAGCTGCGCAAATTGGGTGCGCCGATTGAGGCGACGGCGGATGGGTTCATCGTCGAAGGGCCGGCCCGCCTGCGCGGCGCGGTTGTGGATGGCTTGGGCGATCACCGCGTGGCGATGGCGCTGGCCGTCGCCGCGTTGCGCGCCGAAGGCGAGACGACAATCCTCGGCGCCGAGTGCGTGGCCAAGACCTACCCGGCGTTCTTTCGCGACCTGGCGTCGCTGATCGCCGATCGCTG